Proteins encoded by one window of Halomonas sp. Bachu 37:
- the adk gene encoding adenylate kinase, translating to MRLILLGAPGAGKGTQAQFICEQYKIPQISTGDMLRTAVKEGSELGLKVKEIMTSGGLVSDDVIIALVKERIAQPDCKNGFLFDGFPRTIPQADAMKEAGVKLDHVLEIAVPDEEIVNRLGGRRVHPASGRVYHVDYNPPKEPGKDDVTGEPLIQRDDDQESTVRNRLAVYHDQTAPLVDYYQQWAKEDPQAAPAYHRVEGIGSVDDITRQVMEALKS from the coding sequence ATGCGTTTGATCCTGTTGGGCGCCCCCGGCGCAGGTAAAGGAACCCAGGCTCAGTTCATTTGCGAGCAGTACAAGATTCCTCAGATTTCCACCGGCGACATGCTGCGCACCGCGGTGAAGGAGGGCAGCGAGCTGGGGCTAAAGGTCAAGGAAATCATGACGAGTGGCGGCCTGGTCTCCGATGATGTGATCATCGCCTTGGTCAAGGAGCGTATCGCCCAGCCGGACTGCAAGAATGGCTTCCTGTTCGATGGTTTTCCGCGCACCATTCCTCAGGCCGATGCCATGAAGGAAGCCGGGGTCAAGCTCGATCACGTGCTCGAGATCGCCGTGCCCGACGAGGAGATTGTCAACCGCCTGGGCGGTCGCCGCGTTCATCCAGCTTCAGGCCGGGTATATCACGTCGATTACAATCCGCCCAAGGAGCCGGGCAAGGATGACGTCACCGGCGAGCCACTGATCCAGCGCGACGATGACCAGGAATCCACCGTGCGCAACCGTCTGGCGGTCTACCATGATCAGACGGCACCCCTGGTCGATTACTATCAGCAATGGGCGAAGGAAGACCCGCAAGCCGCCCCCGCCTATCACCGGGTGGAAGGCATCGGCAGTGTGGACGACATCACCCGTCAGGTGATGGAGGCGTTGAAGTCGTAG
- the aceF gene encoding dihydrolipoyllysine-residue acetyltransferase — MSSEIIKVPDIGGSEGVEIIEIAVSEGDVIEAEDTLITLESDKASMDVPAPKGGKVVKVLVKEGDSVSEGDDILELEAEGSSESDDEAEQEQEKSAPDEQEQPAQEQEPKKPAAKKSGGKQTVDIKVPDLGGSENVEVIEVAVGEGDDVDAEDTLITLESDKASMDVPSPHGGKIVSFSVKEGDTVSEGDVIGQMEIAGEGDDSESADESQGTADPKVSDDLEAAEDTAEEESEGEGKDEGESEDGEPERKEIRVPDLSGSSDVPIIEIAAAAGDEINEEDPLITLESDKASMDVPSPYKGKLLELTVKEGDTVSEGDVIGYIEVASAGGAKAKKSAPKKAAPEKASQQKAQQSSSSQPGAKSSASPAGTPSPEAQMAAHKPRDGKLVHAGPAVRMLARELGVDLGLVKPSGPKDRVLKEDVHVYVKQAIANQGKSQAEAPAAGGSGIPPIPQVDFSQFGEVEEKPMGRLLKMGATNLHRSWVNVPHVTQFDEADITELEAFRKSMKAEAEAQGAKLTPLPFLVKACAFALRMFPQFNVSLKGDGETLVWKKYVHIGIAVDTPDGLMVPVVRDADKKSLIELARDMAELGKKAQTKKLKRDEMTGGCFTISSLGSIGGTAFTPIVNAPEVAILGVSKAQMKPVWDGGEFQPRLMMPLSLSYDHRAINGADAARFTAFLADVLSDIRRLLL, encoded by the coding sequence TTGAGTAGCGAAATCATCAAAGTTCCCGACATCGGCGGTAGCGAAGGTGTCGAAATCATCGAGATCGCGGTGTCCGAAGGCGACGTCATCGAAGCGGAAGACACCCTGATCACACTCGAATCCGACAAGGCCAGCATGGACGTGCCCGCTCCCAAGGGCGGCAAGGTGGTCAAGGTGCTGGTGAAAGAGGGCGATAGCGTCTCGGAAGGCGACGATATCCTCGAGCTTGAAGCGGAAGGTAGCAGCGAAAGCGACGACGAGGCGGAGCAGGAGCAGGAAAAATCGGCCCCGGACGAGCAAGAGCAGCCAGCGCAAGAGCAGGAGCCGAAGAAGCCCGCCGCGAAAAAGAGTGGCGGCAAGCAGACCGTCGATATCAAGGTGCCCGACCTGGGCGGCTCGGAGAACGTCGAGGTAATCGAAGTAGCCGTGGGCGAAGGCGATGACGTCGATGCCGAGGATACTTTGATCACGCTGGAGTCCGACAAGGCCTCCATGGACGTGCCCAGCCCCCATGGCGGCAAGATCGTCAGCTTCAGCGTGAAAGAGGGCGACACGGTATCCGAAGGCGATGTGATCGGCCAGATGGAGATTGCCGGCGAAGGCGATGACAGCGAAAGCGCTGACGAATCGCAAGGCACTGCCGACCCCAAGGTATCCGACGACCTCGAGGCGGCCGAAGATACCGCCGAAGAAGAGAGCGAAGGCGAGGGTAAGGACGAAGGCGAAAGCGAGGACGGCGAGCCCGAGCGAAAGGAGATTCGCGTACCCGATCTTTCCGGTTCCTCCGACGTACCGATCATCGAGATCGCTGCTGCTGCCGGTGACGAGATCAACGAAGAAGATCCGCTGATCACGCTGGAGTCCGACAAGGCTTCCATGGATGTGCCGAGCCCCTACAAGGGCAAGCTGCTCGAGCTCACCGTGAAAGAGGGCGACACGGTATCCGAAGGCGATGTCATCGGTTATATCGAGGTCGCCTCGGCAGGTGGTGCTAAAGCGAAGAAGTCGGCGCCGAAAAAGGCAGCGCCGGAGAAGGCATCTCAGCAGAAGGCGCAGCAGAGTAGTTCAAGTCAGCCAGGAGCCAAATCATCAGCGTCACCGGCGGGTACGCCCAGCCCCGAAGCGCAGATGGCTGCGCACAAGCCGCGCGATGGCAAGCTGGTGCATGCCGGACCGGCGGTACGCATGCTGGCGCGAGAGTTGGGCGTCGACCTGGGGCTGGTCAAGCCCAGCGGGCCGAAGGATCGCGTTCTCAAGGAAGACGTCCATGTCTACGTCAAGCAGGCGATTGCCAATCAGGGCAAGAGCCAGGCGGAGGCGCCGGCTGCCGGTGGTTCGGGCATACCCCCGATCCCGCAGGTCGATTTCAGCCAGTTCGGTGAAGTCGAAGAAAAGCCGATGGGACGCCTGCTCAAGATGGGCGCGACCAACCTGCACCGCAGCTGGGTCAACGTGCCTCATGTTACCCAGTTCGACGAGGCGGATATTACCGAGCTCGAGGCGTTCCGCAAGTCGATGAAGGCCGAAGCCGAAGCCCAGGGCGCCAAGCTCACGCCGCTGCCGTTTCTGGTCAAGGCGTGCGCCTTCGCCCTGCGCATGTTCCCGCAGTTCAACGTCAGCCTGAAGGGCGATGGCGAAACTTTGGTGTGGAAGAAATACGTCCATATCGGCATTGCCGTCGATACCCCGGATGGCTTGATGGTGCCGGTGGTACGCGACGCCGACAAGAAATCGCTCATCGAGCTGGCTCGGGACATGGCGGAACTGGGCAAGAAGGCTCAGACCAAGAAGCTCAAGCGTGACGAGATGACCGGTGGATGTTTCACCATCTCGAGTCTGGGATCGATCGGTGGCACAGCGTTCACGCCTATCGTCAATGCTCCCGAAGTGGCGATCCTCGGCGTCTCCAAGGCGCAGATGAAGCCGGTATGGGACGGTGGCGAGTTCCAGCCGCGGCTGATGATGCCGCTGTCGCTGTCCTACGATCACCGCGCCATCAACGGTGCCGACGCGGCGCGCTTTACCGCGTTCCTGGCCGATGTGTTGAGCGATATCCGCCGCTTGCTGCTGTAA
- the aceE gene encoding pyruvate dehydrogenase (acetyl-transferring), homodimeric type produces the protein MSLEPREDLDPVETTEWLESLESVLDREGEDRARYLMTRLADRLRRDGMRVPFSVTTPHRNTIPVHRESPMPGDLFMERRIRSLIRYNAIAQVIRNNRANPGLGGHIASFMSAATLYDVGFNHFFRAPNGDFEGDLVYIQGHVAPGIYARAYLEGRLSEAQMDKFRQEVDGDGLSSYPHPWLMPDFWQFPTVSMGLGPIQAIYQAHVMKYLHSREMKDMKDRKIWCFMGDGECDEPESLGAISLAGRENLDNLIFVINCNLQRLDGPVRGNSRVMDEFEGVFRGAGWNVVKVVWGRHWDPLFEKDSKGILQKRMDEAVDGEYQNYKANGGAYTREHFFGKYPETEEMVKDLSDEDIWKLNRGGHDPFKVYAAYDEAVNNANGKPTVILAHTIKGYGMGSGDGEAANEAHQVKSMEYEALKKFRDRFGIPLSDEQLKEVPYYKPEDDSPELKYMHLQRERLGGYLPSRRSDFEALEIPGLDDKIFASQTGGSKGREVSTTMAFVRILNGLVKDKKLGKQVVPIIPDEARTFGMEGMFRQLGIYTSEGQKYEPVDKGQIMFYREDQKGQILEEGITEAGAMSAWMAAATSYSNNNLTLLPFYVYYSMFGFQRIGDLAWAAGDLQARGFMVGGTAGRTTLNGEGLQHQDGHSLIQASTIPNCRSYDPTYGHEVAVIVQDGLKRMFQDKENCFYYLTVMNENYEHPAMDEVPAADIVKGMYLLRETQGDKGRVQLMGSGTILREVEIAAELLRDEWGIGADIWSVPSFNELRREALLLEREAFLNPDDEPAKPHVTRCLEGREGPVVASTDYMKLYADQVRAWVPSDYYVLGTDGFGRSDTREKLRYFFEVDRYFVVVAALKALADRGEIKRTLVGEALKKYGIDPNKPNPLTS, from the coding sequence ATGAGTCTGGAGCCAAGAGAAGATCTCGATCCGGTCGAAACCACGGAGTGGCTGGAATCCCTGGAATCGGTACTGGATCGTGAGGGTGAAGACCGCGCCCGCTACCTGATGACCCGCCTGGCGGATCGCCTGCGTCGGGACGGGATGAGAGTGCCCTTCTCGGTGACGACCCCGCACCGTAACACCATCCCTGTACATCGGGAGTCGCCGATGCCGGGGGATCTGTTCATGGAGCGGCGTATTCGCTCCTTGATTCGCTACAACGCCATCGCCCAGGTGATCCGCAACAACCGGGCCAATCCGGGGCTGGGCGGCCATATCGCCAGCTTCATGTCGGCGGCGACGCTGTACGACGTGGGCTTCAACCATTTCTTCCGCGCTCCCAACGGTGATTTCGAAGGCGATCTGGTCTATATCCAGGGCCATGTGGCGCCGGGTATCTACGCTCGTGCCTACCTGGAAGGCCGCCTGTCCGAAGCGCAGATGGACAAGTTCCGCCAGGAAGTCGACGGCGACGGCCTGTCTTCCTATCCGCACCCTTGGTTGATGCCCGATTTCTGGCAGTTCCCCACCGTCTCCATGGGCCTTGGGCCGATCCAGGCGATCTACCAGGCTCACGTGATGAAGTATCTGCATTCGCGTGAAATGAAGGACATGAAGGATCGCAAGATCTGGTGCTTCATGGGCGACGGCGAGTGCGACGAGCCGGAATCTTTGGGTGCCATTTCCCTGGCCGGCCGTGAGAACCTCGACAACCTGATCTTCGTCATCAACTGCAACCTTCAGCGTCTCGACGGCCCGGTACGCGGTAACTCGCGGGTCATGGACGAGTTCGAAGGAGTCTTCCGCGGCGCCGGCTGGAATGTGGTCAAGGTGGTCTGGGGACGCCACTGGGATCCGCTGTTCGAGAAGGACAGCAAGGGGATTCTGCAAAAGCGCATGGACGAAGCGGTCGATGGCGAATACCAGAACTACAAGGCCAACGGCGGCGCCTATACTCGCGAGCACTTCTTCGGCAAGTACCCGGAAACCGAGGAGATGGTCAAGGACCTCTCCGACGAGGATATCTGGAAGCTCAACCGTGGCGGTCACGATCCGTTCAAGGTCTATGCGGCCTACGACGAGGCGGTCAACAACGCCAATGGCAAGCCGACGGTAATCCTGGCGCATACCATCAAGGGTTACGGCATGGGCAGCGGCGATGGCGAAGCGGCCAACGAAGCTCACCAGGTCAAGAGCATGGAATACGAGGCGCTGAAGAAATTCCGCGATCGCTTCGGTATTCCCCTCTCCGACGAACAGCTCAAGGAAGTGCCGTACTACAAGCCGGAGGACGACTCCCCCGAGCTCAAGTACATGCACCTGCAGCGCGAGCGCCTGGGCGGCTACCTACCGAGCCGTCGCAGCGACTTCGAGGCCCTGGAAATCCCCGGCCTCGACGACAAGATATTCGCCTCCCAGACCGGTGGCTCCAAGGGCCGTGAAGTCTCCACCACCATGGCCTTCGTACGTATCCTCAACGGTCTGGTGAAGGACAAGAAGCTGGGCAAGCAGGTGGTGCCGATCATTCCCGATGAGGCGCGCACCTTCGGCATGGAGGGCATGTTCCGCCAGTTGGGTATCTATACCTCCGAAGGGCAGAAGTACGAGCCGGTCGACAAGGGTCAGATCATGTTCTATCGCGAGGATCAGAAAGGCCAGATCCTCGAGGAAGGTATCACCGAGGCCGGCGCCATGTCGGCGTGGATGGCCGCGGCGACCTCCTATAGCAACAACAATCTGACCCTGTTGCCGTTCTACGTCTACTACTCGATGTTCGGCTTCCAGCGTATCGGCGATCTGGCCTGGGCGGCTGGCGACCTGCAGGCTCGCGGCTTCATGGTCGGGGGTACCGCCGGGCGCACCACGCTCAACGGCGAAGGGCTGCAGCACCAGGATGGCCACAGCCTGATCCAGGCTTCCACCATTCCCAACTGCAGAAGCTATGACCCCACCTACGGCCACGAAGTGGCGGTCATCGTTCAGGATGGCTTGAAGCGCATGTTCCAGGACAAGGAAAACTGCTTCTACTATCTGACGGTGATGAACGAGAACTACGAACATCCCGCCATGGACGAAGTGCCCGCGGCGGATATCGTCAAGGGCATGTACCTGCTGCGCGAAACCCAGGGCGACAAGGGTCGCGTACAGCTGATGGGCTCCGGCACCATCCTGCGCGAAGTCGAGATCGCCGCCGAACTGCTGCGTGACGAGTGGGGCATTGGAGCCGATATCTGGAGCGTTCCCAGCTTCAACGAGCTGCGCCGCGAAGCGCTGCTGCTCGAGCGCGAGGCATTCCTCAATCCGGATGACGAGCCGGCAAAGCCGCACGTTACCCGGTGCCTGGAAGGACGCGAGGGCCCCGTGGTGGCCTCGACCGACTACATGAAACTCTACGCCGACCAAGTGCGCGCCTGGGTGCCGAGCGACTACTATGTATTAGGCACTGACGGGTTTGGTCGTTCCGATACCCGCGAAAAGCTGCGTTACTTCTTCGAAGTGGACCGGTACTTCGTGGTGGTGGCCGCGCTCAAGGCCTTGGCGGATCGCGGCGAGATCAAACGTACGCTGGTAGGGGAGGCGCTGAAGAAATACGGCATCGACCCCAACAAGCCTAACCCGCTGACCAGCTGA
- the ampD gene encoding 1,6-anhydro-N-acetylmuramyl-L-alanine amidase AmpD: protein MTSGGRVGNPQQTFEQGWWRQARRVVSPNCDSRPEDEVSLLLLHAISLPPGRFCGDAIEALFTNNLEPHGHPYFAAIAHLRVSAHLLIRRDGECVQFVPFGQRAWHAGRSRWFDSQRRQWRRALNDFAIGIELEGDDETPFSQAQYASLSRITRLLLNVYPSLDETRITSHARVAPLRKTDPGPAFDWAYYRQQLTLTE, encoded by the coding sequence ATGACGTCAGGGGGCAGGGTGGGTAATCCGCAACAAACATTCGAGCAGGGGTGGTGGCGCCAGGCGCGACGGGTGGTGTCGCCCAATTGTGATTCGCGACCCGAGGATGAAGTATCGCTATTGCTGCTGCACGCCATCAGCCTGCCTCCGGGGCGGTTCTGCGGCGATGCCATCGAAGCCTTGTTCACCAATAACCTGGAGCCGCACGGGCACCCGTACTTTGCCGCTATCGCCCATCTGCGGGTGTCGGCGCATCTGCTGATTCGTCGCGACGGCGAGTGCGTGCAGTTCGTGCCGTTCGGTCAGCGTGCCTGGCATGCGGGTCGCTCGCGCTGGTTCGACTCGCAGCGCAGGCAATGGCGGCGTGCGCTTAACGATTTCGCTATCGGAATCGAACTTGAGGGCGATGACGAAACGCCGTTCTCTCAGGCTCAGTATGCGTCTTTGAGTCGCATCACCCGACTGCTGCTGAACGTCTATCCGTCTCTCGATGAGACGCGTATCACCAGCCACGCGCGTGTGGCTCCGCTGCGCAAGACAGACCCCGGGCCGGCCTTCGACTGGGCTTATTATCGACAACAGCTGACGCTCACTGAATAA
- the nadC gene encoding carboxylating nicotinate-nucleotide diphosphorylase has product MHDLKHSLTHGPRNYQDALAEEIRSSAARLLAEDIGTGDITAELIPVDQWAKARVVTREAAVLCGSAWVDELFRQLDSRVGLHWLAFDGEQLQAGQTFLELEGPARSLLTGERAALNLLQTLSATATSTRAYVELIEASGVRLLDTRKTLPGMRLAQKYAVSCGGGHNHRFGLWDAFLIKENHIAACGGIDAAVKQAREIKPEAPVEVEVESLDELDQALAAGADIIMLDNFSLEQLRDAVKRTQGRATLEASGNVDASTLEAIAATGVDCISSGALTKDVKAIDLSLRIIETRAN; this is encoded by the coding sequence ATGCACGATCTCAAGCACAGTCTCACACACGGCCCCAGGAACTACCAAGATGCGTTGGCCGAAGAGATACGCTCCAGCGCTGCCCGCTTGTTAGCAGAGGACATCGGTACCGGCGACATCACCGCCGAACTGATTCCCGTCGATCAATGGGCCAAGGCCCGCGTGGTCACTCGCGAGGCCGCGGTACTGTGCGGCAGCGCCTGGGTGGACGAACTGTTTCGCCAATTGGATAGTCGTGTCGGCCTTCACTGGCTGGCGTTCGACGGTGAACAGCTGCAAGCCGGACAGACCTTTCTCGAACTGGAAGGTCCGGCACGTAGCCTGTTGACCGGAGAGCGCGCGGCGCTCAACCTGCTGCAGACCCTCTCTGCCACGGCCACGTCGACACGCGCCTACGTGGAACTGATCGAGGCCAGCGGCGTGCGCCTGCTGGACACCCGCAAGACTCTGCCGGGAATGCGCCTGGCTCAGAAATATGCCGTCAGCTGCGGCGGCGGCCACAACCATCGGTTCGGCTTGTGGGACGCCTTTCTGATCAAGGAGAACCATATCGCCGCCTGTGGCGGGATAGACGCCGCGGTCAAGCAGGCACGCGAGATCAAACCGGAGGCTCCGGTCGAGGTTGAAGTGGAAAGCCTTGACGAGCTGGACCAGGCTCTGGCCGCCGGTGCCGATATCATCATGCTGGATAATTTTTCGCTGGAGCAGCTGCGCGACGCGGTCAAGCGAACTCAAGGGCGCGCCACTCTGGAGGCGTCGGGCAACGTCGATGCTTCCACGTTGGAGGCCATCGCCGCCACCGGCGTCGACTGCATTTCCAGCGGTGCACTGACCAAGGACGTCAAGGCCATCGATCTGTCCCTGCGAATTATCGAAACCCGCGCCAACTGA
- the tsaA gene encoding tRNA (N6-threonylcarbamoyladenosine(37)-N6)-methyltransferase TrmO — protein sequence MASSHSFALDAIGVIESDYPDKFGIPRQPGLALDARATLVLAPPYNDPLSVRGLEAFSHLWLSFIFHQSPERWTPLVRPPRLGGNAKVGVFASRSTHRPNRLGLSLVELVDIDTRQGVRLVLRGCDLVSGTPVVDIKPYLPWAESRPEARAGFAPEAPTQLPVCFSAEAEATLAVRSDNESLRALIIQVLRQDPRPAYHDRKRKTGDARVYGVRLRDVDVRFCAHHHENATTFEVVAIV from the coding sequence ATGGCGTCCAGCCACTCATTTGCGCTTGATGCCATCGGCGTGATCGAAAGCGATTACCCGGACAAGTTCGGTATTCCCCGGCAACCCGGTCTGGCTCTCGACGCCCGTGCCACGCTGGTACTGGCCCCGCCTTACAACGACCCCTTGAGTGTTCGCGGGCTCGAGGCCTTCAGTCACTTGTGGCTGAGTTTCATTTTCCATCAGAGCCCCGAGCGCTGGACGCCGCTGGTGCGCCCGCCACGCCTGGGTGGCAACGCCAAGGTAGGCGTCTTCGCCAGCCGCAGCACCCACCGCCCCAATCGCCTCGGCCTCTCCCTTGTTGAGCTGGTCGATATCGATACCCGCCAGGGGGTACGTCTGGTGTTGCGCGGATGTGACCTGGTCAGCGGCACGCCGGTAGTGGATATCAAACCCTACCTGCCCTGGGCCGAATCACGACCCGAGGCGCGGGCGGGCTTCGCCCCCGAAGCGCCGACACAGCTGCCGGTGTGTTTTTCGGCCGAAGCGGAAGCTACCCTGGCGGTACGCTCGGACAACGAATCCCTGCGGGCATTGATTATCCAAGTACTGAGACAGGACCCGCGCCCCGCCTATCATGACAGGAAGCGCAAGACGGGTGACGCACGAGTCTATGGTGTACGGCTGCGCGACGTGGACGTTCGCTTTTGCGCGCACCATCACGAAAACGCCACGACCTTCGAGGTCGTGGCGATCGTTTAG
- the purC gene encoding phosphoribosylaminoimidazolesuccinocarboxamide synthase: protein MEKRQELYAGKAKSVYTTDDPDRLVLQFRDDTSAFDGKKKEALARKGMVNNIFNAFIMERLEDAGVPTHFEQRLSDTESLVKKMDMIPVECVVRNIAAGGLVKRLGVEEGSELTPPTFELFLKNDDKGDPMINESLAETFGWATSEQLAQMKTLTYKVNEILKALFAHGGLLLVDYKLEFGLFKGEVILGDEFSPDGCRLWDADTREKLDKDRFRQGLGGVIEAYEEVGRRIGIEFPA from the coding sequence ATGGAAAAGCGTCAAGAACTTTACGCCGGCAAGGCAAAATCCGTCTACACCACCGACGACCCCGATCGGCTGGTGCTTCAGTTTCGCGACGACACCAGCGCCTTCGACGGCAAGAAGAAGGAAGCCCTGGCGCGCAAGGGAATGGTCAATAATATCTTCAATGCCTTCATCATGGAGCGCCTGGAAGACGCCGGCGTTCCCACCCACTTCGAGCAGCGCCTGTCCGATACGGAAAGCCTGGTCAAGAAGATGGACATGATTCCAGTGGAGTGCGTGGTGCGCAATATTGCCGCCGGCGGCCTGGTCAAGCGCCTGGGCGTGGAGGAGGGCAGCGAACTCACGCCGCCGACCTTCGAGTTGTTCCTGAAGAACGACGACAAGGGCGACCCCATGATCAACGAGTCGCTGGCGGAAACGTTCGGCTGGGCAACGTCCGAGCAGTTGGCACAGATGAAGACCCTGACCTACAAGGTCAACGAGATTCTCAAGGCCCTGTTTGCCCATGGCGGTTTGCTGCTGGTCGACTACAAGCTTGAGTTCGGCCTGTTCAAGGGAGAGGTGATCCTGGGCGATGAGTTCTCGCCGGACGGTTGCCGTCTGTGGGATGCCGATACTAGGGAAAAGCTGGACAAGGATCGCTTCCGTCAGGGTCTGGGTGGCGTCATCGAGGCCTACGAGGAAGTGGGGCGGCGCATCGGTATCGAATTTCCCGCCTGA
- a CDS encoding lipoprotein, NlpB, whose translation MPGYVAGDDLFNEGGLMNSALKWMPLTLVAAMSLAGCARDGFYHDRNLDYVEAAPGEPLVLPPSRNESRYTDAMPVPRATRTAPRRDEPFEVRAPQTLATGSAMQPDYVERRSAGDRQWLVVAEEPGRIWPQLEHFARTRQLGVQSSNATQGVIETNQGRLSLTSGLREGSSEIRCERGGNTLANCLEALESHLSARSAVASTSSSSLSAQRLNREQAVELTREGDRWQVDVPLDIDRVWAELSHYLALDFTQEEERELLAEYPEEYAFLVEYKTLTERNRNPIEIVFSPDVRQMSQQIRLELEPAGQNRTILRAVNDSERAFSADDQRELLERVSGYLR comes from the coding sequence ATGCCGGGATACGTAGCCGGTGACGATCTGTTTAACGAAGGTGGCTTGATGAACTCTGCGCTGAAATGGATGCCGTTGACCCTGGTCGCGGCCATGTCGTTGGCGGGCTGTGCGCGGGATGGTTTTTACCATGACCGTAACCTGGATTACGTGGAGGCGGCACCCGGAGAACCCCTGGTACTGCCGCCGAGCCGAAACGAGAGCCGTTACACCGATGCCATGCCGGTGCCACGGGCGACGCGAACGGCTCCTCGCCGCGATGAACCGTTCGAAGTGCGCGCTCCGCAAACCCTGGCCACCGGCAGCGCCATGCAGCCCGACTACGTCGAGCGTCGGTCGGCGGGCGATCGGCAATGGCTGGTGGTGGCCGAGGAGCCTGGCCGCATCTGGCCCCAACTCGAGCACTTCGCCCGGACTCGACAGCTCGGCGTGCAGTCCAGCAATGCCACCCAAGGCGTCATCGAGACCAACCAGGGCCGCCTGAGCCTGACCAGCGGCCTGCGCGAAGGGAGCAGTGAAATTCGCTGCGAACGCGGCGGCAATACGCTGGCGAACTGTCTTGAGGCTCTCGAAAGTCATCTGAGTGCCCGCAGCGCCGTGGCATCCACCAGCTCGTCATCGCTTTCCGCGCAGCGCCTCAATCGCGAGCAGGCTGTGGAACTGACCCGGGAGGGTGACCGTTGGCAGGTCGACGTGCCGCTGGATATCGATCGCGTCTGGGCGGAGCTGAGCCACTACCTTGCGCTGGACTTCACCCAGGAGGAAGAGCGTGAGCTGCTTGCCGAGTATCCCGAGGAGTACGCGTTCCTGGTCGAGTACAAGACCCTCACCGAGCGCAATCGCAACCCGATCGAGATCGTCTTCAGTCCCGATGTGCGCCAGATGTCGCAACAGATTCGCCTGGAGCTGGAACCGGCGGGGCAGAATCGGACGATCCTGCGGGCGGTCAACGACAGCGAGCGTGCCTTCAGTGCCGATGATCAGCGTGAATTGCTGGAACGGGTGTCCGGTTACCTGCGCTAG
- the dapA gene encoding 4-hydroxy-tetrahydrodipicolinate synthase, with protein MITGSIVALATPMKVNGDIDWEALRRLVNFHLDNGTDAIVAAGTTGEPTTMSFAEHFDVIRSVVEEVDGRIPVIAGTGANATSEAVELARYAEEVGADYCLSVCPYYNKPTQEGLYQHFKAVAEGSKLPVILYNVPGRTCSDLYNETVLRLAEVDNIIGLKDATGNLERAEDLISRLKGSGFMLYSGDDATACDFMLMGGHGDISVTANVAPKAMHDLCTAAIAGDSDKAHQINTRLMPLHTNLGIEANPIPVKWALNRMGYAEAGIRLPLTWLSEKYHATVSEALQLAGVVED; from the coding sequence ATGATCACAGGCAGCATCGTCGCCCTGGCGACGCCGATGAAGGTCAATGGCGACATCGACTGGGAGGCGCTTCGTCGTCTGGTGAACTTTCATCTCGACAACGGTACCGATGCCATCGTCGCTGCCGGTACCACCGGCGAGCCCACGACCATGTCGTTCGCCGAACACTTCGACGTGATTCGCAGCGTGGTGGAGGAGGTCGACGGCCGCATCCCGGTGATCGCCGGCACTGGCGCCAACGCCACTTCCGAGGCGGTGGAGCTTGCCCGCTATGCCGAGGAAGTGGGTGCCGACTACTGCCTTTCGGTCTGCCCCTACTACAACAAGCCGACCCAGGAAGGCCTGTACCAGCATTTCAAGGCGGTGGCCGAGGGCAGCAAGTTACCTGTCATTCTCTACAACGTTCCCGGCCGTACCTGCTCCGATTTGTACAATGAAACCGTGCTACGCTTGGCCGAGGTCGACAACATCATCGGCCTGAAGGATGCCACGGGCAATCTGGAGCGCGCCGAGGATCTGATCTCGCGCCTGAAGGGTAGCGGCTTCATGCTCTACTCCGGCGATGACGCCACGGCATGTGATTTCATGCTGATGGGAGGCCATGGTGACATCTCGGTGACCGCCAATGTCGCGCCCAAGGCCATGCACGACCTGTGTACCGCTGCCATAGCCGGCGATTCCGACAAGGCTCACCAGATCAACACGCGGCTGATGCCTTTGCATACCAACCTAGGCATCGAGGCCAACCCGATCCCGGTGAAGTGGGCCCTGAATCGCATGGGATATGCCGAGGCCGGTATTCGTCTGCCGTTGACCTGGTTGTCGGAAAAATATCACGCCACGGTCAGTGAAGCGCTGCAGCTGGCTGGTGTGGTCGAAGACTAG